The Loxodonta africana isolate mLoxAfr1 chromosome 1, mLoxAfr1.hap2, whole genome shotgun sequence genomic sequence TACAGTAAGCATAATTAAAAATTCTTTAAAGCTAAGTACAAGACTTACTACCCTGACAGCCCAATAGGTTCCTCTGCATCAGTGGAATCGACTACTGCGTCCTTCAAAGGCCCTTTGAACTTTTAGACAGGAAGGTTTATCACCTTATTTACCTACAATATCCACATACGTGGGCCTCAGTTAGCCTCATTTCCAAGAAACTGTGTACTTTCATCAACTCAGTTTCTTGAATGTCTTAGCTGAGGTTCCTTTCAAGGACATAAAATATGTGGAAATGGTCTAACTGTGTGGGTTTAGTAAGGATTAACCCAAATATCTAAGCGTCAACACTTGATAAAAAGCAGTTGAATATGCAATAGATCGTGTCACCTTTTTTTATGACTATAGAAGTGGCTCTGAAAAGagcctttgtttttttaagtttccaAACTTGTTCCTTACTTGGTCTTGTGGTGGCTCTCGGTTTTCTTCGGGAGCAGCACGGCCTGGATGTTGGGCAGGACGCCACCCTGCGCGATGGTGACTTTGCCCAGCAGCTTGTTGAGCTCTTCGTCGTTACGAATGGCCAACTGCAAGTGGCGCGGGATGATGCGGGTCTTCTTGTTGTCGCGGGCAGCGTTGCCCGCCAGCTCCAGGATCTCAGCCGTCAGGTACTCCAGCACCGCCGCCAGGTACACTGGCGCGCCGGCCCCAACTCGCTCGGCATAGTTACCCTTACGAAGAAGACGATGGACACGACCCACGGGGAACTGGAGACCGGCCCGGGAAGACCGAGTCTTAGCCTTAGCGCGAGCCTTGCCGCCTTGCTTGCCACGTCCAGACATGGCGTCAGCTCCTGTCAGTAATGACTGGAGCAAAGGTGCCAAAAGCGCTCTTTAAAGCCACGTCTGGGCGCGAAAACAACGCGGTGCCATTGGTCAATACGTTATTTTCATTTGGACCAATAGAAACGGGGTTTTACATAAGGAGTAATTTGATTGGGCAAAAATGACATTAACGTCATCATCAGGAACCCCACCAATAACTAGAGGAGCTTTACTCCCCTTATTTGCATAAGTGCCTATAAGTAAAGAGGACTGGTAGTACCAGCAGCTTCTGTTTTCAGCTGTTGTGTTTTGTTTCACAATGCCTGAACCAGCTAAATCGGCTCCGGCTCCCAAGAAGGGCTCTAAGAAGGCCATTACAAAAGTCCAGAAGAAGGACGGTAAGAAGCGCAAGCGCAGCCGCAAGGAGAGCTACTCCGTCTACGTGTACAAGGTGCTGAAGCAGGTCCACCCGGACACGGGCATTTCGTCTAAGGCCATGGGTATCATGAACTCCTTTGTCAACGACATTTTCGAGCGCATTGCGAGCGAGGCCTCTCGCCTGGCGCATTACAACAAGCGCTCGACCATCACGTCCAGGGAGATCCAGACGGCCGTGCGCCTGCTGCTGCCTGGGGAGCTGGCTAAGCACGCGGTGTCCGAGGGCACCAAGGCCGTCACCAAGTACACCAGCTCCAAGTAAACATGCTAAGTAAGCGTCTTTGCTCCTAACCCCAAAGGCTCTTTTAAGAGCCATCCACGCTTTCCAAGAAAGAGCTAGGTCGCTGTTACCACTGTGCTATTGTTATGCTTTCTTAAATGAGCTCTGGTTacgcagtgattaagcgctcggctgttaaccaaaaggtttgcagttcgaacccaAGGCATGGCAATCTGGTTCCGGAGgagttctgtcctatggggtcactgagtagaaatcgactctacgtcagcgggtttggttttgctttcatGCGTGTATAAACACAACATCTTCACTGAAGTATTTTGTCGTTCTTTGGCATGTATTTGGACTTGCGGATTATGTATATTTTTGCATCTCTAAGCTGCAATTGCTCTTCAGTATCACAAATTTCGTGTGGTTCATTAAGACctaataatgcaaataacatCCCGGCCTCTGGGCTGTGATCATAAGCGAAAGTTTCGCGGTGTACTACCAGTAGCCAGAAAGCCTTATTAGTTAATAGGGTTCTCTATAAAATTACCTATACCTACCTATATGCTAATTATAGAGTAATTACAGCAAAGAGAGCTGGA encodes the following:
- the LOC100662145 gene encoding histone H2B type 1-F/J/L-like codes for the protein MPEPAKSAPAPKKGSKKAITKVQKKDGKKRKRSRKESYSVYVYKVLKQVHPDTGISSKAMGIMNSFVNDIFERIASEASRLAHYNKRSTITSREIQTAVRLLLPGELAKHAVSEGTKAVTKYTSSK
- the LOC100662424 gene encoding histone H2A type 1-J; this encodes MSGRGKQGGKARAKAKTRSSRAGLQFPVGRVHRLLRKGNYAERVGAGAPVYLAAVLEYLTAEILELAGNAARDNKKTRIIPRHLQLAIRNDEELNKLLGKVTIAQGGVLPNIQAVLLPKKTESHHKTKFIS